The following coding sequences are from one Triticum aestivum cultivar Chinese Spring chromosome 5A, IWGSC CS RefSeq v2.1, whole genome shotgun sequence window:
- the LOC123105739 gene encoding GEM-like protein 5, with protein MDDKDYATPPTAPAPQAEAGAPQHSYPPTHHAMDGKDATAPQPGPQVSYPLMEHAIDGLDATAPQPGAPPHPSSPLTQQAMEMEGKYAAPQPGTGATPPSSSPLMQQAVDGKDAAQAPPGASVPPAESARWGTRQMGPPAAPGAHPENQQAAQWTASRGDQELPPYVIMGGPEPAAAASARRTDKETKDSPMEHILDFFNVWSRKAEELSSNIWLNLKTAPSMSDAAMGKLSLGAKAITGGGFEKLYKQTFASGPDEHVKKTFACYLSTATGPVAGTLYLTNMNVAFCSDRPLSFTAPSGQTAWSYYKIMIPLAKLAAVEPVTAKESPPEKYIHIVTVDSHDFWFMGFVSYDKAVHHLGGAVSSSQHHGAAPAAAPAPAPTYE; from the exons ATGGACGACAAGGACTACGCCACACCGCCCACCGCTCCCGCGCCACAGGCCGAGGCCGGGGCGCCGCAGCACTCCTACCCCCCGACGCACCACGCCATGGACGGCAAGGACGCCACCGCGCCGCAGCCGGGACCGCAGGTCTCCTATCCCTTGATGGAACACGCCATCGACGGTCTGGACGCCACCGCGCCACAGCCGGGAGCGCCGCCGCATCCGTCTTCCCCCCTGACGCAGCAGGCCATGGAGATGGAGGGCAAGTACGCCGCCCCGCAGCCGGGCACGGGAGCGACGCCGCCCTCGTCCTCCCCCCTCATGCAGCAAGCCGTCGACGGCAAGGACGCCGCCCAGGCACCGCCCGGCGCGTCAGTGCCGCCCGCCGAGTCGGCGAGGTGGGGCACGCGGCAGATGGGCCCgccggcggcgccgggggcgcACCCCGAGAACCAGCAGGCGGCGCAGTGGACGGCCTCGCGCGGCGATCAGGAGCTGCCGCCGTACGTCATCATGGGGGGAccggagccggcggcggcggcgtcggcgcggcggaCGGACAAGGAGACCAAGGACAGCCCCATGGAGCACATCCTCGACTTCTTCAACGTCTGGAGCCGCAAGGCCGAGGAGCTCTCCTCCAACATCTGGCTCAACC TCAAGACTGCGCCGTCCATGTCCGACGCGGCGATGGGGAAGCTGAGCCTGGGCGCCAAGGCCATCACGGGGGGCGGCTTCGAGAAGCTGTACAAGCAGACCTTCGCCTCCGGCCCCGACGAGCACGTAAAGAAGACGTTCGCCTGCTACCTGTCCACGGCCACGGGCCCCGTCGCCGGCACGCTCTACCTCACCAACATGAACGTCGCCTTCTGCAGCGACCGCCCGCTCTCCTTCACCGCGCCGTCGGGCCAGACCGCCTGGAGCTACTACAAGATCATGATCCCGCTGGCCAAGctcgccgccgtcgagcccgtcaCGGCCAAGGAGAGCCCGCCGGAGAAGTACATCCACATCGTCACCGTCGACTCGCACGACTTCTGGTTCATGGGCTTCGTCAGCTACGACAAGGCCGTGCACCACCTGGGCGGGGCCGTCTCCTCGTCGCAGCACCACGGCGCCGCTCCCgccgcggcgccggcgccggcacccACCTACGAGTGA